TAGGCTGCTGTGGATTGTTTTTgaacatttgagtgactccacttgTTTTACAAATTGGCTGGTGATAGATGCACTAGAATGTCGAATCATTCATTGTTGGAGCCCTGCTTTCTTCGCTCTTATTATATAATTGTGACTCAGAATTGTTCATACTGGAATTGTAGCTTAACTTGAGTTATGCACAAACTGAACATGATTTTAGAGGGTGTTGTTTCAAACCAATGCTTTAATTACTGATGTAGACTCAATTATTTTGAAAGTTTTGATGCGATGAGTTTGTTTTGTTGTGGGCCTTCAAATGAAGTTGTATTTTGCATTCTTAGAACTGAAAACAAGCTAACAATTATTTACAGCTGGTCTTTTATGCTTGTAGTTGTGCTTATGTGGGTAGAAATGGTTGACCGCTTATGTGGGTAGCACTAGCACATCTGAACATCTTATATGACGAAGTGGTAAAATGTTATTGGCCTTTATGTGCTGACCTGTCTAACTTCACAAGTAACCAGTTATTACCAAATTTTGCCCTCTCTTTAGTCAACTAGTCATCATGATTATCTGTACTGTAATATGACCTTGGGATCTGTCTGCTCTAACCATTATACCCTCTCTTCTCCTGTGCACCAGTAGTCAAATTGATCTGCACTCTTCAATTTATGTTTTCTTAACTTGAATAATAAATATTAAAACATTCATACTCCACCCATCCCTAAATAGATTTTATTCTAGGATTTGGATAATAATAAAGTGTACATATAGTACCATATTAGTCTCGCCCAGCCCCTCATTACTCCATTTATTGCTCTTGGGATAATGTATGTTCCTCAAGTTTGGATTAATAAATGAACTGCTAACAGCCGAAAGGAGAGGTATGCAAATAGAAAACGGTGCAAATAAATCTCGAATTGTAGAATGGCATGCACTATTTAgggggttcaaggcatggtacttgcaatttgggtttgttgcaccaattatactgtagggggttcccttacagtctttctgtcaaaaaaacggAAATTGGAAGGTGGAATGGCATGTATTCAATATATTGTGTAAAGCCATTCTAGTTTTTTTTAGCATAAATCTTTTTTATGAAACTGTGTATTGAGGTTGTCTGGGTTGCCAAGTTTGATCTACACAAACTTTATTAAGCCAAGCTATTTTTTTCAATGCTTGATTTAATCTAGCAGACTTTTATGTTCATAGTTACTTGTTCAAACGCAGTTATAGTCTTGCATGAAAGAACATTACCCATCCGCTCTCCGTTTACTAGTTTGTTTTTGCCCCTTCCAGCATGATGCTGCCTGCCGTGTTATAGCCAGATTAAAGAAGGAAAGAGATGAGTCTAGAGCACTTTTGGCTCTAGCTGAGAGACAGATTCCAGCGTCGATGGCGGGAGTTGCACCTGCAGCTGTCGTCTCCAATGGAAAAAGAGGTTCCTACTGCTTGAAGCTGTGCAAGTATATCCTTAGGTATAGTTTTTTTTTTATTTCTCATAGTTTAGCTTTGTTGGATACAGCAATGGAGGATGAAATTGGCCCTGATGGGAAGAAGATACGCCCTGGTATCAATCCTGTCATGATCGATGAACTAACAGAGTGTAATACCATGCTTTCTGCCCAGCGTAAGAAACGACAGGTATGCACCCCACTGCATAGCCACAACAGAAATAAGTTTACAACTGTATATTGTGTGTTGGTTGTTTTCAAAACAATTACCTCTCTAAAgagttaggatgcgtttggttgaaggtgtcatatgaatgggttgggaccgtccaATTTatttgggattgaaccattcaattcatgcgtttggctgaatataagagatgagctaattatttaggacgggaccaccagtcatgctcacatagtcatgcatgcaaagcgtggccatttgattcgaccgatttggttgggtggaacggttcagcatcttcaaggcatattctctttttttgacttgaaccattcatgtgctttataaccaaacatgtctattttttgaacgatcccaacccattcatgaccacccTTGTAACCAAACGCACCCTTAGCTTGTTCGGTGTTAGCATTATGCAGGGAGTAGCTTTATCTTATCGGGAGTGTAACAGGTGAAAAGGGACCTAAAATTGAAAATCTGAATTTCATTCCTGCCCTTAAGATCAGTGGCGAAGCCATGGCCCCCCACCCAAGGTTGATAAAATTATAGACACCTTTCAAATTTTCATGGAAAACAGCAAAACGTTCTatttgcccccctcccccctccccaaaAGAAAGTCCGGAACTCCATGGCATACTTTGGCATATAAGCTATCCTGAACCATGCGTCTGATTTTGTTCTagggtttggatatgatgaacagGAAGAGCACATACGCGCTATTGAGATCTGACACCTCGTCTTGGCATATTTTTCATCATTTCTAATATGAAAACCTTTGTATTGCTCATTCCCTCTGGCAACAAAAGTTCGTTCTGAACAAAGTGATTTTTTGTGCCCCAGTTTGAATGTGAAGAATTGCGGAACATTTTGGATCTGAAACAACAAAGTTACTTGCTTCAGACACAACGAATCAGGAAACTGATTGGTAATCAAGATCATTATTTCATCATTTGGATCCAAACAAAGCTTCCAGATAAAACGTAAGAGAATATTAGATAAACGGAGGTGCTGCGGCAGCATTGGCTCTGGCGGGGAGCAAAGCCGCCTTAGGAGTGCACATGTAGGTGTCAGTCACAAGGAGgtggcactgggtagaggagccccCCGCCGAATCGAGGGGAGAAGTGTGCCAGGGCCACCTTGTGGTGGAGGACCTTCAGAGAAGGGTGTTGGCATCCACATCCGATAGTGATAGTGATTCTGATTCAGGAGGATTTGAGGAGGATGTTGGCATCAACATCAGACAGCCTGATTGTGAGAGGAAGATGGAGGAagagaaaaagtgtgtgtgtgagagagagggcagGGAAGTGAGGAATAGAGGAGACTGGGGGTTCTTTTAAGGAAGGGTGAGGGTGTGTGTGGAAGATCTGCCTGTTGAAATGCAATTGATTGGTGTGGCTTGGTATTTTCTGAAAGATGTGGGTTTGCACATAATATGTTCCCTTATCATGTATGAATGCACTTTTGTACAACTAGTTACGACTTTGTTGGTGAAATTAGTCAGCAATCCTATCTGTCTTCTCTCAGGTACCACCAAGTTTGGCATCAATTGATGAACTGGAGAGATATACTCAGATCTCTAGCCATCCACTCCACAAGACAAACAAGCCGGGCATTTTGTCTATGGATATCCATCCGTCAAAGGTTAGATTATGATTTGGCTATGTGTTCATCATGTTGGGTTAAACTGTATATAAGGTTACACATTAATTGAAGTACACACCATCATATTAATACATTTACTTGTGTCGGGCAATATGATGCATTATGTTGAGCAGGACTTCACAAATGTCGATTTGTTCGTTTACTTTGATGTCAAAGTGATTGAGTTATTCATTTACTGGATTCTTAATCTGGATTAACAGGACATAGTTGCAACTGGGGGTATTGATACGAATGCAGTGCTATTTGATAGGACATCTGGTCAAATCCTTTGTACACTTGCTGGTCACTCCAAGAAGGTCTTTCCCCCAAGTGCTTCTGATGCATCCTTAATTTACTATTTTTAATATATTTGTCGGAGTTAAATTGTAACATGTGAACTTTCTGATGACAGATAACCACTTTGAAATTTGTTCCACGGGATGAGCTTGTGGTAACTGGATCAGCAGATAAGGTATGCCACTTTCTGATGCGTCTAATTACTCACAAATATGGTTAAAACAATCAGATGCTGATTTTATTGGTTTCTCGACTCTGTCATGTTGTAATTATGGGGCTTGTGGCAGTTAAATGCTTGGACACATTTAATTTGTGTATGAGATAGACAATGGCCTCCCTTCTTAATATCTATCCTGACCAGCATGGATTGCTTATTTGCACCTTGTGTTTGCTCATGTTCAGAGGCAACAAAGTAGGTAAAAATTTGCCAATACCACCAGGTTTCCAGTTCTAGTGCCAGCAAATTCATAGTTGTACATGTTCATGTTCTGATATATACTGCAAGAATGATCCAACTCAATCTAAGACTGAGCTGGGCATGACACTTTGGCTTCGATTTAGGCCAACTGAACCGACTTCATACCTGACTGCTGGGCATGGCTCTTAATCCAAAACAGCTAAGCAGTTTTTAGTCAGCTATTTGGACCCAACAAACACCCATCTAAACAGACTtgttcaaatatgtaaaaaccctaTTACCGCGCTAACTCGACCACCTCTACCTGGTGAGATCAATTGCATTAGTGCCATACTTGTAATCATAATTTGAGAGGTCATCTATCTAGAAATAATTTATATAATGTTTTACCTCATGCCAGAAACCTTCTGTTAGCATATAGGTGTAGCTGCCTGCTTATGCTGGTCAGTAAACTACTAAGTCGTGTAATATTTCATACATGCTCGCTTGTAGATAGCAAGTTGAAAAGTTGCTATGGTCTTTATGAACTTGCTGATGTTACTCCTGCAGCCCTGCTATATAAATGGACTGCTTTGCATTTGTTGCACTCATAAGAAACACAGGACCTGATCAGTCTTTTGAGCCCTCTAGCACGAGCCTGAGGGTTTGAATTATATGAGCATATCAATTTTGGTAGTTTaagttattgctgacccttttgcaAACGCTGCAGACTGTTCGGATTTGGCAAGGGGGTGAGGAGGGAAACTACAGTTGCATCCATACTTTGAAAGATCATACCGCCGAGGTTAGTGTTTACTCTTCAGGTGGATCTTGCTTTTGCTAAGCAGATCACACATGCTTGAGTTTATAATTTCCTGTCTTAAGAATTATGGTTTAAGGATTGCTGATACACTTATTACATTCATATTCATCATTCCATTTTTTGATATTCTATTCTTGGTGTCATATTAGATTCAATAACATTTAGAAAAATTGATAATAGTAGCAAAGGTCTATTTATCTGTTTTGATTTATTTCTCATGTTGAGGAACAATGGACaataaaacaacaacaacaacaaagcctgtagtccaaaacaagttggggtaggctagaggtgaaacccataagatctcgcaaccaactcatggctctggcacatggatagcaagcttccacgcacccctgtccatagctagctctttggtgatactccaatccttcaggtctctcttaacagactcctcccatgtcaaattcggtctacccgccctctcttgacattctccgcacgctttagccgtccgctatgcactggagcttctggaggcctgcgctgaatatgcccaaaccatctcagacgatgttggacaagcttctcttcaattggtgctaccccaactctatctcgtatatcatcattccggactcgatccttcctcgtgtggccacacatccatctcaacaaaaATGGGCAATAAAAAAAGAGACAAAAGTTCTACAGTGACATGTTTTGTGATGGCAGTAGCCACACTATGCTTGAAACAAAAATTCACACATGAGATACCTTTCTTCAAGTTTTCTTGCTCATTGCACCATTAACTGTTGACCTGTTAGTCTCAGTCAATTCATTTTCTGCTGTTACATGTAAAATGCCCCTTTTTTGCGGGCCATTGTTAATAATATTTTCTTTTGTTCTTATCATTTTGGACTCATATTTTAAAATGTCCCTGATGGTGAACAAAATATGTTTTTTAACTCATCcttcctttatttattttaaaaaaaaatctcagGTCGAAGCTGTTACTGTGCATGCGACTCAGAAGTACTTTGTGACCGCGGCCAAGGATAATACTTGGTGCTTCTATGATATTTCAACTGGGTCTTGCCTCTCACAGGTCCACTCACATAGACTACAATCATCATTGTGTGCACTTGCATACATGTGTATTCAATGCTAAGATATTTTTTATTAGGTTGGCGAGGCTTCAGGACAAGAGGGATATACATCTGCGTCTTTCCACCCAGATGGTCTTATCCTTGGAACAGGAACTACTGAAGCTGTTGTCAAAATTTGGGACGTGAAAACTCAGGTTGGTACTGCAATTGTTTTCAGGAATTATTTCAGATGGTCATGCATATGTCGGTGCTTGAAATATGCCACCCCCGTCCCAAAATATAAAATgtttttgcagttcaaatttgaactgcaaaaacatcttatattttgggacggaggtagtatttcCTAATGAACATTTTTTTTGTCTGTAGTCCAATGTTGCAAAGTTTGAGGGGCATGCTGGACCTGTCACTGCTATGTCCTTCTCTGAAAATGGTTACTTCCTGGCGGTATGTTTGTTACCATAAAACAATGTGCACAGTGTTGATGTCTTTGTTATTCTGATATTTTCACCACCCCCTTGCAGACTGCTGCTCTTGATGGTGTCAAGCTTTGGgatctaaggaaattgagaaatttTAGGACTTTCTCGCCATATGATTCGGATACGCCGACAAATTCTGGTAAGGAACTTTGTACGTCACTTCTGTGCTCTATACAGTAGTAAACTTTAGAGCATATAAGTTGTGAATACTGCTATATGCATGGCTACAGCTAGTATGTCACTCCTTAGATTCATCACAATTCCATGTTGACATGTTATTTACATAGTTATCTTGGATTGTGATAGGCATGTCTTTAGTTTATGGCTATCGGTTCAATTCTATTTCTATTTTAGCTTGATGCCTTCTCTTCTGTTCTGCAGTGGAATTTGATTTTAGCGGTACCTATCTTGCTGTTGCTGGTTCAGATATAAGGTATGCCCTTGATTTCCTGGCATTTTGGCATTGCTTATGGAGGGGAATCTATTGATAGGTCTAGACATGATATATCGACTATCTTGCAAAAAAAAACATCCATCCGTTTTTCAGTTGTGTGTTATACAATGTAAAACTAAATACTTGCAATTTCCAATCTGTCTTTTGCAGGGTTTACCAAGTAGCCAATGTCAAGACGGAATGGAATCTTATCAAGACCTTGCCAGATTTGTCAGGAACAGGTTTGCACTCCTTCCTGGCCCTGATTAAGTTGGACATGCATGTAGAGTTGAGGTGAAGTAACTTCATTCTTGTGAATTGTGTCTTCACAGGGAAAGTGACCTCTGCAAAGTTTGGCACTGATGCCAAATATATCGCCGTCGGCTCTATGGACCGTAACCTGAGGATATTTGGGCTTCCTGGAGATGATCAAATggatgatgatgcaaaaccatcggCAGAGTGAGGAAATGCAGTGTACCTGGTTTTACTTGTTTGATGCTCCCTGCGCTCTCTTTTGGCAGTGGATGGATGGGTTGCGTATGAGGAAAAGCAGGGTCCTCAGGGAGCAATGGCGTGGGCGTCCGCCGATGAAACAGACAGCGACATTATTGTATGTAGGCTTCACTATTTTCTAATGAGGATATAATTTgttttgaagaggaatacaatctcaAAGGGCTCGAGCCACGGGCATGCAAGTTTCTTTTACCCGAGGCCGTTATTTGATGAATTAATGAGATTTTAAAGAACATGCATTATGCACTTTCTACTAAAAGATGTTTCTTGTGCCTGAATTTCACAGAACATGACTGACCGATTGGCTTGCGTCTCATACtttctccgtttcaaaatatagtgcGCTCACGTTTCCTAAGGttcaactttgatcataaatttcACCAAAGAGATcaactgcggcgggagcaaaaaataTATAATTGTAAAGTTTGTTTGAATACAAATTTATTGGTACAAATTTGGCTCCCGCCTCTATTGGTTTCATTGGTTAAatttacggaaatgttaacgctcacacgtgtggcttgaccatctcgaccacacgcatccatcaTCGTCCAGTATtatatgcacgaatcttgacacaatcTGACTGATTTTCTGTGCAACGTAGGATAAgacgtgtgtgtggtgtgtgacatagtttGCCCACACATCCATTTTACCAtacggaggggccggtgtgtgggcgtttagcagttcacccacacaccagttttcagtcacgcacaaaggctggtgtgtgggcatttgccatcttgCCCACAcgtccgtctcctctcccacacgtaagctgctagttgccatgtgtttttgcagcgcacatggcaactgcctctagtgtgctttataagtaggtggcaactcttttttttatccgagttgccatgtgtttttgcagggtacacggcaactgcctagtgtgcacgtaagcagatgacaactgtcttttaccgagttgcgatgtgtttttgcatggtacatggcaactgccccaacgtgcacgtacatggcaactgccctaacgtgcacgtaagcagatggcaactcttcctttttacatggcaactgccctagcatgcttgtgagcacatgacaactctctcaactgcctagtgttagtatgtggcaactcctaaagttatgaaatcatggcaactacattagaaCAGACCATACAtgacaactgcagttgagcaaccatggcaactgcaattgtccgacatggcaaccgtagttcagcgacatggtaactgcagataaacgaacatggacgagggtctggaccatgacaactgcgggcgcgcggtgggcgtcaagcgtcgcgtgcgggaccagaagggtacgaggcctgacatacgggcgtgtgggcgttatcaacttcgcccacacgcacgtgtgtgagagggttcaggagggaaaaaatatgtgtgtgggcattagttattttgcccacacgtagatGTGTGAGCTGGttgctgtccatgccacacgaggcgtgtgacacaactacccgatacaccacacgcgtggcagttatcgggaccctaaatttatggtcaaagttgaagcgcGGAAATCGAGAATGcactatattttgggacggagagagtagtaaTCTTTTACAAGAGCTTAAAGTATGCGCTAACCTTTTATTTTATGTGGCACCATTAACTTTGACTAATCAAACCTGACACTTGGATATGAATTTGTATGGTTAGATATGCTTGCACAGCAATTCATATTGAGATAGGCTTGAACCTTTTTTCCTAAAGAGGAGCTAAACACTTATATTAGGCAAATCACAACCAAACCTTGTTAAATCGCAACAACGGTAGACCGCAGCGTAGACTGAATTGACAATTGTGCCAAGCATGTCGGCAGGGGCATCAGACATGTACCCATCGCTAGAACATTGTTGATGGTGATCTTACGTGCAACGACTCCAAATGAATGGTTGTCGAAGAAGATAATGCTGTCGTCCTCTATGGCCATGAAGACACATCGACGAGCAAGTCCCAAGACAGCGTCCATGAAGGCCGACATGGATACAGACTCCCAAGCTTCAGTGCTGGAGCAAAGCGTTACCGAGATGGGACTGAAGCTGGAGGAATTTTATTGGATACAACATCATCGTCACTGTCGGAACAACGTCGCCACGACATCGAATCGAACCTAAGAAAACCTGCACACATAATGAAAGACGAAAACCTCCTCCCTTAGCCTCACAAGCTAGAGCGGGAATTAGATGGCGAGGTTGGCGGCTAGTGTTAATCGTGGAGAGGGCCTTCAAAATTCCACATTAGCCATCCATTGGTTGGTGGCTTGTGTCGGGAGCCTCTCCGGGCCGTCCGATTTGCCTGGACGGTTTGGACCCGAGCGATTTGGCTGGACTGTCCATGACGGGTGGACCGCTTCGCGCGCATCCACCCGCCATTGGGTGGCGCCCATCGCCTGGCTTCACGTGCTTGCTCGGACGATGACGGACGGATCTCGGTTGACTTGCCATTGGGTGGAGCCTCTCAGGGGTGATGTGATCCGCCTGATCTGCCCAGACGACTCATACTCGAGCAAGCCGGTTGGAAGGTG
The sequence above is a segment of the Triticum dicoccoides isolate Atlit2015 ecotype Zavitan chromosome 1A, WEW_v2.0, whole genome shotgun sequence genome. Coding sequences within it:
- the LOC119268388 gene encoding pre-mRNA-processing factor 19 isoform X2 — protein: MICAISGEVPDEPVVSKRSGLLFERRLIERYIEDHGKCPVTKEELSMDDIVLVKTNKVVRPRPLQAASIPGLLGIFQNEWDALMLSNFALEQQLHTARQELSHALYQHDAACRVIARLKKERDESRALLALAERQIPASMAGVAPAAVVSNGKRAMEDEIGPDGKKIRPGINPVMIDELTECNTMLSAQRKKRQVPPSLASIDELERYTQISSHPLHKTNKPGILSMDIHPSKDIVATGGIDTNAVLFDRTSGQILCTLAGHSKKITTLKFVPRDELVVTGSADKTVRIWQGGEEGNYSCIHTLKDHTAEVEAVTVHATQKYFVTAAKDNTWCFYDISTGSCLSQVGEASGQEGYTSASFHPDGLILGTGTTEAVVKIWDVKTQSNVAKFEGHAGPVTAMSFSENGYFLATAALDGVKLWDLRKLRNFRTFSPYDSDTPTNSVEFDFSGTYLAVAGSDIRVYQVANVKTEWNLIKTLPDLSGTGKVTSAKFGTDAKYIAVGSMDRNLRIFGLPGDDQMDDDAKPSAE
- the LOC119268388 gene encoding pre-mRNA-processing factor 19 isoform X1, with product MICASKLLCLSPPSFIFFKTLATRSVFPCANSSSVASTFGPEVSGEVPDEPVVSKRSGLLFERRLIERYIEDHGKCPVTKEELSMDDIVLVKTNKVVRPRPLQAASIPGLLGIFQNEWDALMLSNFALEQQLHTARQELSHALYQHDAACRVIARLKKERDESRALLALAERQIPASMAGVAPAAVVSNGKRAMEDEIGPDGKKIRPGINPVMIDELTECNTMLSAQRKKRQVPPSLASIDELERYTQISSHPLHKTNKPGILSMDIHPSKDIVATGGIDTNAVLFDRTSGQILCTLAGHSKKITTLKFVPRDELVVTGSADKTVRIWQGGEEGNYSCIHTLKDHTAEVEAVTVHATQKYFVTAAKDNTWCFYDISTGSCLSQVGEASGQEGYTSASFHPDGLILGTGTTEAVVKIWDVKTQSNVAKFEGHAGPVTAMSFSENGYFLATAALDGVKLWDLRKLRNFRTFSPYDSDTPTNSVEFDFSGTYLAVAGSDIRVYQVANVKTEWNLIKTLPDLSGTGKVTSAKFGTDAKYIAVGSMDRNLRIFGLPGDDQMDDDAKPSAE